The proteins below come from a single Ictalurus punctatus breed USDA103 chromosome 24, Coco_2.0, whole genome shotgun sequence genomic window:
- the polr2k gene encoding DNA-directed RNA polymerases I, II, and III subunit RPABC4 isoform X2: MDSQKDMQPPKQQPMIYICGECHTENEIKARDPIRCRECGYRIMYKKRTKRLVVFDAR; the protein is encoded by the exons ATGGATTCCCAGAAAGACATGCAGCCTCCTAAACAGCAGCCCATGATCTACATCTGTGGAG AGTGTCACACAGAAAACGAGATCAAGGCCCGAGACCCGATCCGCTGCAGAGAGTGCGGCTACAGAATCATGTACAAGAAGAGGACGAAGAGAC TGGTTGTGTTCGACGCCAGATGA
- the parp10 gene encoding protein mono-ADP-ribosyltransferase PARP10 produces MEDGSLEDRSVEVLQIPDDLDDDLLLLYFENRRRSGGGNVISLKRTGDKAVLVFENVEDAMGVVQKSPHTLSDARLIVRKKPPKDHGKLVLRGFSQNPNRDMLELYVENLTGIDTDNYTLYLSPGKDLVLIHLHQPAAEDFEKMRSKVSKRALDGARLTLEQVECTDSVVVGNLTPDLTDDLLTLYFESSRSGGGDVTAVSRISQQLAKVSFKDVQSVDSVLQKPHKLEQRDLIVKPYYSFLHSEEGASETSLQNGTGQGVDDQVSAVSPASSTHSDLLSGAPSLSHSKENLTPGLQVTPQHANLPANTPQVVQPPPEQQPCVCHVSVPDPAKRDLLALSDLPDKLKKSHPGYEIRVTQNSVEVKGPARDQAEKLKSKLLEFLSGVSQVHVPVSALKADFLQRQDVRDKLTDELKFQGLPCTYAVTGGVLKVSSASMQMVTRASEVIKGAVSEFVLPVDPEYEYMINSEEWKTFLLTQDPSSIEASSQGNAVSVVTLKDMEQEVKDNIVRFLSTPIQKEIVISMQPAMLTYVQLHHQQLLMDMAEAIIFPLDTGDGLSIQGNPIVCQTAAELLSNLVSSTYTKIITVNQPGIARFLLHDPEGMSILGEMTAKFQVYINLERVYWEPLEDQDIFALAWKMSQNFVRTSSAQCLPDLEAGELAATDKDTSACIEEAKKILSLLESDRPHTAAAEEGEEEEEEMDLYSDLSSREQIETQDSSTAENQQGDRVSLDEDAYLSLAIQLSMEQSQDPDRLAEEELQKVLQLSKDEAASVDETHMLEKVVDVSLQDAIRAANTAQIEVFACYTHDLVRVDIALGKKVGLRQCEEKLQHKSFRKLSAFHRRCLDLIRRKHGVEIQIQGTTAIISGFKQYVAGAMPDLNELLEKAAGGTTDAEILKTVQWVWHDREHTAATPYSPEATVFIENAWRMKQDKLDILFNNQPYIIDFTKMQEFSVSSGRAVPVSRKLVSSVDLYTEFQDDYSLLSDVPDAVRLQEDSEEYNEVTAEFFSGLSAEQNNVQIVKVEKLMNRLLYSQYRLKKADMEQKVRGDVERTLYHGTSESSVKEICIHGFNRSFCGKNATAFGQGVYFAVKSSYSFSDTYSPPNADGHKFIFVARVLTGDFIQGKHDMRAAPLRQDSGIPVRYHSVVDTVREPTLFVIFNDTQAYPQYLITCLKGPV; encoded by the exons ATGGAGGATGGAAGCCTGGAAGATCGCAGCGTGGAGGTCCTTCAGATCCCTGATGACTTGGATGACGACCTGCTGTTGCTCTACTTTGAAAACAGGAGGAGGTCTGGAGGAGGGAACGTCATTTCTCTGAAGCGGACAGGAGACAAAGCCGTGCTGGTGTTTGAAAATGTGGAGG ATGCGATGGGAGTCGTGCAGAAAAGCCCCCACACTCTCAGCGATGCCAGACTGATTGTAcgcaaaaaacccccaaaggaTCATGGGAAACTAGTGCTGCGCGGATTCTCTCAGAACCCCAACCGTGATATGCTGGAGCTTTACGTGGAGAACCTGACAGGGATCGACACGgataactacaccctctatcTGTCTCCGGGGAAAGACCTGGTCCTCATTCATCTCCACCAGCCTGCAGCCGAGG ATTTTGAGAAGATGCGCAGCAAAGTTTCCAAGCGAGCGCTGGACGGGGCGAGGCTCACTCTGGAGCAGGTGGAGTGCACAGACTCCGTTGTGGTGGGAAACCTGACCCCCGACCTGACCGACGATCTGCTCACGCTGTACTTTGAGAGCAGCCGCAGCGGAGGAGGAGACGTGACGGCCGTGAGCAGGATCTCTCAACAACTGGCTAAAGTCTCCTTTAAAGATGTGCAGT CTGTGGACAGCGTACTTCAGAAGCCTCACAAACTGGAGCAGAGGGACTTGATTGTGAAACcttattattcttttttgcACTCGGAGGAAGGAGCATCTGAGACGAGTTTACAGAACGGGACGGGTCAGGGTGTAGATGATCAGGTTAGCGCCGTATCACCTGCGAGCAGCACACACTCTGATCTCCTCAGCGGTGCACCGTCACTGTCCCACAGTAAGGAGAACCTGACACCTGGCCTCCAGGTGACTCCACAACATGCAAACCTTCCCGCAAACACTCCGCAGGTCGTTCAACCTCCACCTGAACAACAGCCCTGCGTCTGCCACGTCTCCGTCCCCGACCCTGCTAAACGTGACCTCCTCGCCCTCTCCGACCTTCCTGACAAGCTGAAAAAGTCTCACCCCGGGTACGAGATCAGAGTGACGCAGAACAGCGTGGAGGTGAAAGGCCCCGCCCGAGACCAAGCTGAGAAACTGAAGAGCAAGCTGCTGGAGTTCCTGAGCGGCGTGTCGCAGGTCCACGTCCCCGTCAGCGCTCTGAAAGCCGACTTCCTCCAGAGACAGGACGTCAGAGACAAACTGACCGACGAGCTGAAGTTCCAAGGACTGCCCTGCACGTACGCGGTGACGGGGGGTGTGCTGAAGGTAAGCTCCGCCTCCATGCAGATGGTGACCCGGGCGAGCGAGGTGATAAAAGGTGCGGTCAGCGAGTTCGTCCTGCCCGTGGATCCTGAGTACGAGTACATGATCAACTCTGAGGAGTGGAAAACCTTCCTCCTGACTCAGGACCCAAGCAGCATCGAAGCGTCGTCCCAGGGGAATGCCGTCTCCGTGGTGACGCTGAAGGACATGGAGCAGGAGGTGAAGGACAACATCGTTCGGTTCCTCAGCACACCCATACAGAAGGAGATTGTAATCAGCATGCAGCCCGCCATGCTCACCTACGTCCAGCTGCACCATCAACAGCTGCTCATGGACATGGCCGAGGCCATCATCTTCCCCCTCGACACTGGGGACGGGCTCAGC ATCCAGGGAAACCCCATCGTGTGTCAGACCGCAGCCGAGCTTCTGTCCAACCTGGTGTCCTCCACGTACACCAAGATCATCACCGTCAATCAGCCCGGCATCGCGCGCTTCCTGCTGCATGACCCCGAGGGGATGAGCATCCTGGGAGAGATGACCGCCAAGTTCCAGGTCTACATCAATCTGGAGAGGGTGTACTGGGAGCCGCTGGAGGACCAG GACATCTTTGCGTTGGCGTGGAAAATGAGTCAGAACTTTGTGAGGACCTCGTCGGCTCAGTGTTTACCGGATCTGGAGGCTGGCGAGCTCGCGGCGACCGATAAAGACACCTCAG CTTGTATAGAAGAGGCTAAGAAGATACTGTCGCTGCTGGAGAGTGATCGCCCTCACACCGCGGCGgcggaggagggggaggaggaggaggaggaaatggACCTGTACTCAGACTTATCTTCAAGAGAGCAG ATAGAAACACAGGACTCGAGTACAGCCGAGAATCAGCAGGGAGACCGCGTCAGTCTGGATGAAGACGCCTATCTGTCTCTGGCCATCCAGCTGTCCATGGAGCAGAGTCAGGACCCAGATCGCCTGGCGGAAGAGGAACTGCAGAAAGTCCTCCAACTCTCCAAGGACGAGGCGGCGTCGGTGGACGAGACCCACATGCTGGAGAAGGTGGTGGACGTGTCTCTGCAGGACGCCATCAGAGCGGCGAACACGGCGCAGATCGAGGTGTTTGCGTGTTACACACACGACCTGGTGCGCGTGGATATCGCTCTGGGGAAGAAGGTGGGCTTGAGGCAGTGTGAggagaagctgcagcacaagAGCTTCAGGAAGCTGTCGGCCTTCCACCGGCGCTGCTTGGACCTCATCAGGAGGAAGCATGGCGTGGAGATCCAGATCCAGGGCACCACCGCCATCATCTCGGGGTTTAAGCAGTACGTCGCCGGAGCGATGCCCGATCTGAACGAGCTGCTGGAGAAAGCGGCCGGGGGCACCACGGACGCCGAGATCCTGAAGACCGTGCAGTGGGTGTGGCACGACAGAGAGCACACGGCGGCGACGCCGTACTCGCCCGAAGCCACGGTGTTCATCGAAAACGCCTGGAGGATGAAGCAGGACAAGCTCGACATCCTGTTCAACAACCAGCCGTATATCATCGATTTTACGAAGATGCAGGAGTTCAGCGTGTCGTCCGGACGAGCCGTGCCCGTTTCAAGGAAACTCGTCAGCTCTGTCGACCTTTACACCGAATTCCAAG ACGATTACAGCCTGCTGTCGGACGTCCCGGACGCCGTGAGACTCCAGGAAGACTCCGAAGAATATAACGAAGTCACTGCGGAATTCTTCAGCGGCCTTTCTGCTGAACAGAACAACGTCCAAATCGTCAAG GTGGAGAAGCTGATGAACCGGCTGCTGTACAGTCAGTACCGGCTGAAGAAGGCCGACATGGAGCAGAAGGTTCGAGGCGATGTGGAGCGAACGCTTTACCACGGCACCAGCGAGAGCAGCGTGAAGGAGATCTGCATCCACGGCTTCAACAGGAGCTTCTGCGGCAAAAACG CCACGGCGTTCGGACAAGGCGTGTACTTCGCTGTGAAATCCTCCTACTCGTTCTCCGACACCTACTCGCCCCCCAACGCCGACGGACACAAGTTCATCTTCGTAGCCAGAGTCCTGACGGGAGACTTCATCCAGGGAAAGCACGACATGAGAGCGGCGCCGCTCAGACAGGACTCGGGCATCCCGGTGCGCTACCACAGCGTCGTGGACACCGTGAGGGAGCCCACTCTGTTCGTCATCTTCAACGACACGCAGGCGTACCCACAGTACCTCATCACCTGCCTGAAGGGGCCCGTGTGA
- the polr2k gene encoding DNA-directed RNA polymerases I, II, and III subunit RPABC4 isoform X1: MFVGDMDSQKDMQPPKQQPMIYICGECHTENEIKARDPIRCRECGYRIMYKKRTKRLVVFDAR, encoded by the exons ATGTTTGTTGGCG ACATGGATTCCCAGAAAGACATGCAGCCTCCTAAACAGCAGCCCATGATCTACATCTGTGGAG AGTGTCACACAGAAAACGAGATCAAGGCCCGAGACCCGATCCGCTGCAGAGAGTGCGGCTACAGAATCATGTACAAGAAGAGGACGAAGAGAC TGGTTGTGTTCGACGCCAGATGA